DNA from Leucobacter aridicollis:
ATCGATTCACTCGCCACGTTGACCGTCGCGTGAGCGCCCAGGCCGCGTGCGAGTTCGAGTCGGGCGTCGCTAATGTCGGTCGCGACGACGTAGCGCGCGCCGACGTGACGGGCGACCGCGACGGACATGAGGCCGATCGGGCCGCAGCCGCTCACGAGCACGTCTTCGCCGACGAGCGGGAAGGCGAGCGCCGTGTGCACCGCGTTCCCGAGCGGGTCAAAGATCGCACCGAGTTCGGGCGAGATCGTGTCGGAGTGCACCCAGACGTTGCTCGCGGGCAGCGACAGGTATTCGGCGAACGCGCCGTCGCGGTGGAGCCCGAGCCCCTTCGTGCGGATGCACATCTGGCGGCGGCCCGCCCGGCAGTTGCGGCAGGTGCCGCAGACGATGTGGCCCTCCCCCGAGACGCGGTCGCCGACGCGCACGTCGCACACGCCCGAGCCGATCTCGACGACCTCGCCGTAGAACTCGTGGCCGGGGATCAGCGGGGCGTCGATGTTATTCGCCGCCCACGCGTCCCATTCCAGGATGTGTAGATCGGTGCCGCAGATCCCCGTGCGGAGGACGCGGATGACGACGTCATCGGGGCCGCATTCGGGATCGGGGACGTCGGTGAGGACGAGGCCCGGCCCCGCCTCAGGTTTCGTGAGTGCTCGCATAGAGCCATTTCGCCACGGATCACACTTCAGAACAAGATGATCTTTCTTTAGTTTTCATTAAGCTAGAGCTAAAGAAAGGGGCCGCATGGAGATCTACCAGCTCGAGATTCTGCGCGAGCTCGGCACGCTTGGCAGCGTGACCGCAGTCGCCGACAGTTTGCGCGTGACGCCCTCCGCGGTCTCGCAGCAGCTGACCGCGCTGCAACGCGGCTTCCGTGCGCCGCTCACCCGTAGAGCCGGGCGCACGCTCGTGCTCACCGAAGCTGGCCACGCGCTCGCCCGGGCCGGCACCGGCGTCATCGAGGCGATGGCGGCGGCAGCGGGCGCGGTCGAGGCATTCGAACAGGAGCCCGCGGGCATCGTCACTGTCAGTGGGTTCCACAGCGCCTCGCAGGCCATCTTCGGCGGGCTACTCGGCGAGTTGCGGAGCGTCGAAGCGGCACCGGATCTCCGGCTGTCCGACGAGGACGTCGCGCAGGAGGAGTTTCCGCTCCTCACCGCGAGCTACGATCTCGTCATCGCTCACAGGCTCGAGCACAGCCCACCGTGGCCCGAGGCGGGGCTGCGCGTCATCCCGCTCGCGCAGGAGCCGCTCGACGTCGCTCTCCCTGCTGGCCACCCGCTCACGGACAAGGATCACCTCACCCCGTCCGACGTCGCCGGTGAGGCGTGGGTGACGAGCCGGGCCGGGTACTCCCCCGACGACCTGCTCGGCGCCATCGCTGCGGTCGCCGATCGCTCGGTCAAGGTGGTCCATCGGATCAACGACTACGGCTCTGTTGCGTCGATCGTCGCGACCGGGGACGCGATCGGGATGGTGCCACGCTACACCGTCGGTTCGGCCCTCGCCGGGCTCGAACTCCGCCCGTTGCGGGGCGTCAACGCGACCCGCGCGATCGACCTGCTCACGCGCCCGGAGACCCTCCACCGCCGCTCCGTCCAGGTGACGGTGACGGCGCTGCGCACGGCGATGAGCCGGCTCGTGCTGGCCGGAGAGGCGCGGCGCTAGAGCTGGCTCGCGGGCACCTCGAACGTGCCGCACGAGGTCGGTCCCTGCTCGTAGCCGGTCATGAACCAGCGCTGGCGCTGCTCGGACGTGCCGTGGGTGAAGCGCTCGGGGTCGACGCGCATGCCCGAGGACTGCATGATGTGGTCGTCACCGACTGCGGCCGCGGCGCTCAGCGCATCGTTGATCTCAGACTGCGTGACAGGCTTCAGGAACGGCACGCCGCTGTCGTCGGTCACGGTCTGGGCGGCGCCGACCCACGCGCCAGCGAAGCAGTCGGCCTGGAGCTCGAGCCGCACCGAGCCCGAGGTCGCACCCGACTCACGCCCAGCCTGGTTCAGCGAGCCGGTGATGTTCGAGATGTGGTGGCCCCACTCGTGCGCGAGCACGTACATCTCGGCGAGCGGACCGCCCGACGCACCGTAGTCCGAGCGCAGCGTGTTGAAGAACGCGGTGTCGACGTAAATCCGCTCCTCCGGCGGGCAGTAGAACGGGCCGGTCGCTGCCGACGCGGTGCCGCACTGCGACTGGGTCTGGCCGCTGAAGAGGGCGACGGGCTGCGGGCCGCGGTAGTTGCCGACCTGGGTGTTCCAGTAGCGGTTGAGCGAGTCGCTCGTCGCAGTCATGCGGCACTCGACATTCGCGTTCGCGTCGGCGCCCGTCTTGCAGTTCTCGACCGCGACGATTTCCTCGCTCGATGAGGCGCTGCCACCGCCGGAGCTCAGCGCCGGCGCGAAGCCCGTGAGATCGACACCGAGGAGCTGCGAGCCGAGAAACAGCACGAGCATCAGCCCGATGCCGCCGCCGCCAACGGCCAAGCCTGTTCGGCGCCCACCGCCGCTGCGCTTCTGCACCTGACTCGTGTCGATGCGAACGTTCTCGTTGAATGTCATGCTCGAATAGTATCCCGTCAGCGGCCCATCGCCCACCGCAGGGTGTCGAGCCCGAGCGTGCCGAGCGCGAGCGCACGATCGTGGAACGATGCGAGCGTGAATCCGGGCTCCCGTTCCGCTGCCGACCGAAGCTCAAGCCACTGCCGCTCGCCCACCTTGTAGGAGCTCGCCTGGCCCGGCCAGCCGAGGTACCGCAGCACCTCGAATTGGAGCGCTTCGGGGCGCATCGTCACGTTGCGCGCCATGAAGTCAGAGACCCGCTCCGCCGTCCACACGCCGCCGTCGGGGGCGCGCTTGCCGAGGTGCAGGCCGATGTCGACGACCACGCGTGCTGCTCGCATCCGCTGCGCGTCGAGCATGCCAAGGCGGGCTCCGGGATCCTCGAGGAATCCGAGCTCGACCATGAGGCGCTCGGCGTAGAGTGCCCAACCTTCGAGGTGTCCGGACGATCCCGCCCGGGTGCGCCGCCAGGCGTTCAATGTGCCGCGGCGAGCGACCGCCCCGCCGAGCTGCAGGTGATGGCCGGGCACTCCCTCGTGGTACACCGTGGTGAGCTCTCGCCAGGTTCGAAACTCGGTCACGCCGGAAGGAACGGTCCACCACATGCTGCCGGGCCTGGCGAAGTCGTCGCTGGGCGCCGTGTAGTAGATCCCACCCTCCCTTGTCGGTGCGATGCGGCAGTCGAGCCTGCGGAGTTCTCCCGGGATCGCGAACACCGTCCCGTCGAGCGCGTCAATGGCCTCGTCGCTCCGCTCCTGCAGCCACCGCTGGAGGGCGTCCTCCCCGTGGATGATGTTTCGGGGATCCCGGTCGAGCAGGGCGATCGCCTCCGCGGGCGACGCTCCCGGCGCGATTGCTTCGGCCACCGACCGCTGCTCGGCGGCAATGCTGTCGATCTCGGCGAGCGCCCACTCGTAAGTCTCGTCGGCGTCGATGTCGGTGCCGAGGAAGTCACGGGCGGCAAGTGCGTAGTGGTCTCGACCAACTGCGTCGGCAGCGTTGGCCGTCGGCGCGAGCTGCTCACGCAGGTAACGGGCGAACGATGCGTAGGCGTCTGCAGCGCCAGCGGCTCCCTCGCCCAGCTCGGCCACCAGCGCGCGGCCGGGCGAAGGCCAGGTCTGGGCCGCGTCGCTGGCGGCCTCACCGAGTCGCGGGAAGTACTCGGCCGCGAACCGATCTGCCTGCGCGGCGACCGCGAGCACCTGCCGCCGGGCGGGCCCGTTGCCGCGCGCGGCGCCACGTTCCAGGGACTGCACATACCCCGACAGCGCCGCGGGAACCGCCGCGAGGCGCCTGGCAATCGCTTCCCAGTCATCCTCAGTCTCTCGCGGCATCAGATCGAACGCCTGGCGTATGAGTTGCGCGGGCGTTTCAAGCACCGTCAGGTCCCGCAGCGCGAGGCCCGCCTCGACGCGGGTAACGTGAATGTCGAGACGATCGCGCAGTTCGCGCACCGTGACCTCGTCGGTCTCGTCCGCGGGGGCCGCGCACTCCAGGTCCGCACGCACCGCACGAGCTTCAGCGGCCGCCTGGGCCGCGCCGTCCGGCGAGTAGTCGCCGAAAGTCGTCGCCGATGCGGCTCGCCCAAGCTTGGTGCCGAGCACCGGGTCGAGCGTGACCTCGGTGTCGAGCCACCGCTCGGCGAGAGCGTCAATGGCCGTGGGCTGCCGAGCGTCTGAGATCGCTCCGAGTCGCTGCTGGGGGCTCATGGTCCGGTCGCCTTTCTGCGGCCCCGGTGTGGGCGCCGCTGGGCTGGGAGATTAGTCTGTGGGGGTGAGCAAGGAACGAGACGCCCCGAACGCCGAGGTCGCTGCGCTGGGTCGCGAGCTGCGCGACGAGCGCCAGCGACAGGGATTGAGCCTGAATGCGTTGAGCCAGCGCTCGGGTGTCAGCTTCGGGCTGATCAGCCAGCTTGAACGCGGGCTTGGCAATCCGTCGTTCCTCGCGCTGAAGCGGCTCGCCGAGGCGCTCGGGATCCCGATCTCGCGGTTCCTGGAGGGCGGCGCCGACCGCGACGACCTTGTCGTGCGCGCCGACGAGCGCACGCTGCTTCCGGTCCTTGAGAGCGAGCCCGAAAGCCAGCTCGTCGTGCGTGAGCTGCTCACGCCCGGCCGGAGGTCGTCGCTGCAGGTGATTCGCAGCACGCTGCCGCCTGGCTTCACGAACGAGGGCAAGGCGTTCCGGCATCTGGGGACCGAGTGCGTCGTCGTCGAGTCCGGCACGCTCACCGTCGTGCACGGCGAGCGCCGAGTTGTGCTTGAGCCGGGCGACGCCATGACCTATCCGTGCTCGGTCCCGCACTGGTGGGCGAACACGACGACGGAGCCGTGCGTCGTGCTCGGGGCAGTGACCCCGTTCGAGCAGTAACCCTGACGGGCGGCTCATCGCTCAGCCGCCCGCCGTTCGTCAAGGGCAAGATCGAGCAGCCTCGCGAGTTCGTCGATCGGTCGCGCGTGGTCGTCGGCGCGCAGATCGATCGCGAGAGGCGCGTCCCCGGCCGCCGTCACGCCCAGCGGCGTGGTTGGGTCGCTCGGAAGCGGGTCGACATCCGCCGGATCGACCGCGGTGGGGGCGACCCCGACGAGCAGCGCAGCCGACTGCCTGCCGCGAAGGTCTCCGCCTGCAGCGTCGCCTGCGGCGAGCGCCGCGAGCACGCGGCGCGAGAAGCCAGCGAGGGCCCGTTCGCCAGCCACGCCGTCATCGTCGGGTGCGCCCTCGAATGCAGCGACCATGGCGGCGAGCACCCCCCGGCCGGGCAGGAGATTGCCGAGCACGACGAACCCCTCACCAGTCTCGCTTCCCGCCCACGCGGTGCAGGCATCGCCAGTGTGCGCTGAGACGGCGCCGTCCGCCGTCACGACCGCGGCCTGCCGCCACGCTGCGCCGGAATCCCAGTCGGGGATGCGCGCGATAGCAGTTGCCGGCGACGCCCCCGAGGCGACAGCGTCGAGCAGCAGCCCGCGCAGGGATCGGTTCGTGTAGGCCTGACTTGCTGCGGCCCCGACGCCGACCCGCAGGGCCGGCACGCCCGCGCCGACGGCGAGCGAGCGGCTCGCCGTAGCCGCGGCGAGTAGACCCCTCGTTGGGTCGCTCGCCAGGATGGTAAATGTCATGTCGCTGCTTCCTCGGGTTGACGCGAGCCCGTTTTCGATGTTGACTATCGCAATAATGATGATTCCATCATAAAAATGATAATTCCGCCCACTCACGCAGAGGATCAGTGCCGATGAAGTCACGCACACTACTCCCAGGAGTCGCCCTGCTGGGCGCCCTCGTTCTCGCCGGCTGTTCGACCGGCACCGCCGTCGACCTCGATGGCGGCGGCACCGGCGGCGCCTCCGGCGCCGTGCTGACGGCGGCAATCGCTGGCGAGCCGGATCAGCTCGACCCGCACAAGACCACCGCCTACTTCTCATTTGAGGTGCTCGAGAACGTCTTTGACACGCTCGTGCAGCCCGACGAGAACCTCGAAATGCAGCCGGCACTCGCGGAGAGCTGGGATCTGAGCGACGACCAGCTCACCTGGACATTCCATCTGCGCGAAGGCGTGACGTTCCACGACGGCTCGCCGTTTACCTCCGCGGACGTCGCATACTCGCTGAACCGGATCATCGACGACGAGCTTGCCAACGCCTGGCGGCTCAGCGCGATCACCGGGATCGAGACGCCAGACGACACGACCGTCGTCATCTCGGTCGCGCAGCCCACCCCGAACCTACTGTCGAGCCTCGGCGGGTTCAAGGGCATGGCGATTGTGCAGCGCGAGAACGTCGAGAGCGGCGACATCACCACCAAGCCAATCGGCACGGGCCCCTTCTCCCTCACGAGCTACACCCAGGGCGACAGCATCAAGCTTGCCGCGAACCCGGACTACTGGGCTGGCGCGCCCAAGGTCGGCGGCGTGAACTTTTCCTTCCTGTCCGAAGGCAACACTGCGATCGCCGCGCTGAAGAGCGGGGAGATCGACTGGACCGACTCGATTCCCGCCCAGCAGATCGAGCAGCTGAGCGGCGACTCCGCCCTCGAGATCGGCGTCGAACCGAGCACGGACTACTGGTACCTCGCGCTGAACGAAGGGCACGAGCCATACGGTGACGTTCGCGTGCGCCAGGCCATCGCCTACGCCATCGACCGGGAGGCGATCGCCCAGGTCACGAGCTACGGGACCGCCACGACGAACCAGCTCGCGATCCCCGAGCAGAGCGCCTGGTACACCGAGTTCGACGAGTTCAGCACCGATATCGACGAGTCCAAGAAGCTGCTCGCTGAGGCAGGAGTCGATGGTTCGACGCTCACGCTGGATCTGCTCGCCTCCTCGGACTACCCGGAGACCGTCACCGCCGCGCAGGTGATCGCCGACAACCTCGCGCCGCTCGGGATCGATGTCTCGATCCGGCAGCCCGATTTCGCCACCTGGCTCGACGAGCAGAACAGCGGCAACTTCGACATGCTCATGATGGCCTGGCTCGGCAACATCGATCCTGACGACTTCTACTACGCGCAGCACCATTCGAAGGGCGCAAGCAATGCGCAGGGGTACAGCAACCCCAAGGTCGACGAGCTGCTCGACGCCGGACGGACCGAGACCGACGTCGACGCCCGCAAGAAGCTCTACGACGAGGCCGCGGCCCTCATCGCCCAGGAGGCAAGCTACATCTACCTCTACAACCCCTCGGTCGTGCAGGCCTGGCTGCCCGCCGTTGAGGGGTACGAGGTGCGCAGCGACCGCGCCGTCCGCTTCAAGGATGTGAGCCTCGCCGAATGACGTCCACGCTGACGAGCCGCGTCACCGGCTCGGCAACCCTGCGCTTCCTCGGGAAGCGACTCCTTCACACCGTCGTCGTGCTTCTCGGCGTCCTTGTGCTGGTGTTCACGCTGATCCACCTGGTGCCGGGCGACCCTGTCCGGATCGCGCTCGGCACCCGGTACACCCAGGAATCGTACGATGCGCTGCGGGCCGCCTCAGGGCTCGACCGCCCGCTCATCGAGCAGTTCTTCGCATACGTCGGCCACGCGCTCACGGGTGATCTCGGCGTCAGCTTCCGAAACGGCCAGCCTGTCACCGAGATCCTGCTCGAGCGGCTCCCCGCGACATTGTCGCTCGCCGGCGTCGGCATGCTCATTGCGCTGCTCATCTCGATCCCAGCCGGAACGTTCTCGGCGCTGAAGGAGGGCACCGTCGGCGACGGCATCGTCCGAGTGTTCAGCCAGTTTGGCGTCTCGATCCCTGATTTCTGGATGGGCATGCTGCTCATCACGCTGTTCTCGACGATCCTGGGCTGGCTGCCGCCGTCAGGGTACGTCGCGTTCGGCGAGGATCCGGGCGAGTGGCTCAGGCGCGTGTTCACCCCCGCGCTGACCGTCGGCCTCGTCGCCGGCTCGATCATGACGCGCTACGTCCGCGGTGCGGTGCTTGAGGTCGCCGAGGCAGCGTACGTCCGCACGGCACGCTCGAAGGGGCTGCGGCCCGCGGTCGTGACGGGCGTGCACATCGCTCGCAACGCGTTCATCCCGATCCTCACGATCACCGGCATTCAGCTTGCAACGATGCTCGGCGGCGTACTCGTCGTCGAGGTCGTGTTCGCGTGGCCGGGACTCGGCCGGCTCGTCTACGACTCGGTCGCCTCGCGCGATTACCCGGTCGTGCAAGGGGCGGTGCTGCTCATCGCCATCGCGTTCCTCGTCGTCAACCTCGTTGTCGACGCACTGTATGCCCTCATCGACCCGAGGATCCGACTGTCATGACCGCTCCAGACACCGTCGCACTCGCGACCGCGCCCACACGCGCTGATGGCAGCCGCCCATCGGCGTTCCAACTGTTCCTCCGAAGCCCGGTGAGCGTCGTAGGCAGCATCGTGCTCCTCGTGATGATCGCCGCTGCGCTGCTCGGGCCGGCGCTCGCGCCCTACGGCGTGAACGAGACCGACATCGCCGGCGCGCTCAAGGCGCCGAGCGCCGAGCACTGGTTCGGGACCGATGACCTCGGGCGAGACGTGTTCTCGCGCGTCGTGATCGCCGCGCAGGTATCGCTGCGCGTTGCCGTCATCAGCGTCGCCATCGCGCTCGTGCTGGGGGTGCTCCTCGGCATCGTGTCAGGCTACGCGGGCGGCTGGGCCGACGGCGTGCTCATGCGAATCGTTGACGTGATGTTCGCGTTCCCGATGCTCATCCTCGCGCTCGCGATCGTCGCGGTGCTCGGTCCCGGCGCGAACACGGCGACAATCGCTATCGGTGTCGTCTACGTCCCGATCTTCGCCCGCGTCGCCAGAGCCAGCACGCTCAGCGTGCGCTCGGAGCCCTTCGTCCGCGCGTCGCAGACGATGGGGACGGGCGCCGGCAGGATTCTCGTGAAGCACATCCTCCCGAACATCTCGGGGCCGATCATCGTGCAAACCTCGCTCTCCCTTGCGTTCGCGATCCTCTCCGAGGCCGCGCTCTCGTTCCTCGGGCTCGGCGTGCAGCCGCCGCAGCCCTCGTGGGGTCGCATGCTCTTCGAAGCGCAATCGTTTCTGGGTACAGCCTGGTGGCTCGCGGTGTTCCCGGGCCTCGCGATCTTTCTCACCGTGCTGTCCTGCAACCTCGTCGGCGACGGCCTCCGCGACGTCCTCGACCCCAAGCAGCGCAGCGTCATCGAATCAAGGAGCGCTCGCCGATGAGCCACACAGACACCCCCGTCCTCTCCGTGCAGGACCTGCGCGTCACCATCGGAGGAACCGAGCTCGTGCACGGCGTCTCATTCGACGTCCACGACGGGCAGACCGTCGGCATCGTCGGTGAATCCGGCTCCGGCAAGTCGCTGAGCGTGCTCAGCGCGACCCGCCTGCTCGATCTCCCGCACCAGCGGGTGACCGGGCGGTCGCTGCTCCGCGGCGACGACCTCGTCACCGCCCCCAAAGCGCGGCTCAGGCGCGTGCACGGCCCGGAGATCGGGTTCGTCTTCCAGGACCCGAGCACGTCACTGAATCCGCTCCTCACGCTCGAACGGCAGCTCACGGAGGGCCCCGAGACGCACCTCAGGCTCAGCCATCGCGCGGCACGCACGCGGGCGATCGAGCTGCTGGAGGCCGTCGGGCTTCCCGATCCTGAACGCCAGCTGCAGTCCTACCCGCATCAGCTCTCCGGCGGTCAGCGCCAGCGCGTGATGATCGCGATCGCGCTCGCCTGCGACCCGTCGCTACTCATTGCGGATGAGCCGACGACGGCGCTTGACGTCACGACGCAGGCGCAGATCATCGACCTCGTCCGGGAGATGCAGCGCGAACGCGGCATGGCGGTCGTCTGGATCAGCCACGACCTCGGCGTGATCGGGCAGGTCGCGACCGACGTCACCGTGCTCTTCCGCGGCGACGCGGTCGAACAGCGGCCGGTGCTCGACCTCTTCGACCGGCCCGAGCACGATTACACGAAGCGGCTCCTCGCGAGCCGGCCGTCACTGTCGAGTCCGCCGCCCGAGCCCGCACCAGCCGACGCTGCACCCGTGCTCGAGGTCTCCGACCTCAACATCAGGTTCCCGGTGAAGTCAAAGACTGGCACCACCTGGGTGCACGCGGTGCGAGACGTGAGCTTCACCATCGCCCGCGGGACGACGCTCGGGCTCGTTGGCGAGTCAGGGTCCGGCAAGTCGACGATCGCCGGTGCGCTCACCGGCCAGGTGTCGCCCGAGAGCGGCTCCGTCTCCCTCGCGGGCTCCGACGTGCTCGCCGCCCGCGGGGGCGAGCTGCGCGGGATCCGCCGACGGCTGGCGATGGTCTTCCAGGACCCCTTCTCTGCGCTGAACCCGCGCACGACAGTATCCGAGGCGATCTCTGAGCCGCTCATCGTGCACGGCCTGCGCGACGGCAAGCGCGCCCGCGCTGCACGCGTCGCGGAGCTCCTCGAACAGGTCCATCTGCCGGCATCGTTCGCGTCGCGCTACCCGCACGAGATGTCTGGCGGCCAGCGGCAGCGGGTCTGCATTGCGCGCGCGCTCGCCTGCGAGCCGGAACTCCTGATCCTCGACGAGTCGACCGCGTCGCTCGACGTTTCGATCCAGGCCGATGTCATGGCGCTGCTCAAGCATCTCCAGCGCGAGCTCGGCTTGGCCTACCTCTTCATCGCGCACGACCTCGCCGTCGTGCACGAGATGAGCCACGAGGTCATGGTGATGCGCCGTGGCGAGATCGTTGAGGCGGGCCCGAGCGAGGCCCTCTACGGAGCGCCCCAGCACGAGTACACGCGGTCGCTACTCGCCGCGATCCCGCCGACCCGGCCCGCGGCTGCCCTGAGTTAGAAGATCGACCAGTCGGTGCGTGCCGTGAGCTCGGCGAGCGCCGTCATGCCCGTCAGCGAGTTCCCCGAGCCGTCGAGGCCGGGCCCCCAGACGCAGATCGAGCACACGTCGGGGACGATCGCAAGGATCCCGCCGCCAACGCCAGACTTCCCGGGCAGGCCAACCCGGTAGGCGAACTCGCCGGCCGCGTCGTAGAACCCCGAGGTCAGCATCACCGCGTTCACGCGGCGGGCCTGGTTTGAGCTCAACAGCCGGCTGCCGTCCGCGCGCACCCCGCGCCGGGCGAGGAACGCTCCGGCCGCGGCGAGATCCTCGCAGGTCATCGCGATCGCGCACTGCTCGACGTAGCGCGCGAGCACAGCATCGACGTTGTTGGTGAGGTTCCCGAAGCTGCGCAGCAGGTGCGCGATCGACGAGTTTCTGTCCGAGTGGCTGAGCTCGGACGCCGCGGTCAGCGCGTCAACGGAGATCTCTGGGTTGCCCGACTCGGCGCGGACGAACTCGAGCACGGGCGACTGCTCGCCAGGCGTCAGACTCAATAGGTGATCGGCGACGACCAGGGCGCCCGCGTTCATGAACGGGTTGCGCGGGATACCGCGCTTGTACTCGAGCTGGGCGAGCGAGTTGAATGCGGCGCCGGACGGCTCCCGATTCACGCGCTGCCAGATCTCGTCGCCGTCGCCGGCCATGACGAGCGCGAGTGAGAACACCTTCGAGATACTCTGGATCGAGAAGTCGACCGCGGCGTCGCCGGCGGCGAACCGCTCGCCGTCTGTCGTCATGACGGCGATGCCGAACTGGTCGGGGTCCACTGCCGCGAGACGGGGGATGTAGTCGGCGACGCTGCCGCCACCCATGACCGGCCGAACGGCCTCGTACACTTCGTCAAGCACGCCCTGCAGATCACTCGTCATAGTGCGACAAGTTTATCGAAAATTCCCTGCTCACTCCAGGTTTTTCGCAAAGCGATCCGTCGCACGGACGAGCGCGTCGACGATGCCAGGCTCGCTCGCAGCGTGCCCCGCATCGGCCACCATGTCGATCGAGGCCTCGGGCCACGCGCGGTGCAGATCCCACGCGGTGCGCGCCGGCGTACAGACGTCGTAACGCCCCTGCACGATCGCGCCGGGGATACCTGCGAGCTTGCCCGCGTTCGCGATGAGCTGCCCGTCCTCAAACCACCCTCCGTTCGAGAAGAAGTGGTTCTCGATGCGCGCGAACGCGACCGCGCCGGCGACGTCCGCGCGTGCCTCCGCGATGACGTCGGCGTCGGGGATCAGGCGCACGGTCGCGTTCTCCCAGACCGTCCAGGCGACGCCCGCAGGCACGTGGACCGCCGGGTCAGGATCGGTGAGCCGCCGGCGGTAGGCCGCGACGAGGTCGCCGCGCTCGCCTTCGGGGATCGCCGCGAGGTACTCCTCCCAGACGTCGGGGAAGAGGTGCGAGGCGCCGTCTTGATAGAACCAGTCGATCTCACTTTTGCGCAGCGTGAAGATGCCGCGCACGACGAGCTCCGTGACCCGCTCCGGGTGCGTCTGCGCGTATGCGAGCGAGAGCGTCGACCCCCAGGAGCCGCCAAACACGAGCCACTTGTCGATGCCGAGGTGCTCGCGGAGGCGCTCGATGTCGGCGACGAAGTGCCAGGTGGTGATCGCCGACATGTCGGCGTCTGGCGCGCTCACGTGCGGCGTGGAGCGCCCGCTGCCGCGCTGCTGCAGCAGCACGATGCGGTAGCGCTCAGGGTCGAAGTAGCGGCGGTAGTCGGCGGACAGCACGCCGCCGGGGCCGCCGTGCAGAAAGATGGCAGGCTTCCCGTCGGGATTTCCGCAGACTTCCCAGTAGACCTCGTGGCCGTCGCCGACCGGGAGCATTCCCTGATCGTACGGCTCGATGGGCGGGTAGAGCGTGCGCAGTTCAGTCATTCCCCCACTCTAGAACGCCGAGCGTCCACACGTTCAGTACTTGGCCTTGCTAGGTAGCGGTACTTAGTGTTACTTTATAGCGGTAGTCACTCACGCTAAGTAGAGGAGGTTGAGGTTGGCAAACCAACTCACCGAAATGCTCAAGGGCACCCTCGAGGGGATCGTCCTCGCGTTTCTCGCCACAGACCCGGCGTACGGGTACGAGATCACCACTCGCCTGCGGGACGAGGGATTCGAGGACATTGCCGAGGGCACGGTGTACGCGCTCCTCGTGCGCATCGAACAGCGGGGGCTCGTCGATGTCGCGAAGGTCCCGTCTGAGAAGGGGCCGCCCCGCAAGGTCTACTCCATCAACGAGGCCGGGCACGCTCAGCTCGCAGAGTTCTGGCAGACGTGGAGCTTCCTCGCCGGCCGCATCGAACAGCTCCGCCCCACCGCGTAGCCAGACACCACACACGAACAGACACACACGTATTCAAGGAGAACATCATGGCCGCAAAGTGGATTGAAATGCTCACCGGTTCACTCGAGCAGAAGAAGCAGTACCGGGAGCACATGGCTCGCCTCGACGCCCTCCCCGCGCCATACGGCGAGGCGGCGAAGGCCGTTCAGCGCTACCTCACCTACGCGGGCGCCGCGGAGGACGGCGACACCCTCGTCACGATGATCGGCGACCACGTCGATCTCTGGGAGCGCGCGGCGGTGGACGGCACCCCCGTCCGAGCGATCGTCGGCGACAACCCGGTCGAGTTCGCCGAGGAGTTCGCGAGGGCCTACGCGGGCAAGCAGTGGATCGACCGCGAGCGGAACCGCCTCACGCAGGCGATCGCCGCCGCCGAGGCGAAACAGCAGGGCGGGCAGGAGTCATGACCGGCCCGCACCAGCCCGAACCCGCCATCCAGGTCGCGGGAATCACGAAGGCGTTCGGTGAGCTCGCCGTGCTTCGCGGTGTTGACTTCGAAGTGCGGCCGGGAAGCATCTTCGCACTGCTCGGCTCGAACGGCGCCGGAAAGACCACGCTCGTTCGCATCCTCTCGACGCTCACCGCCGCCGACGCGGGCAGCGCCACGGTCGCGGGCCACAGCGT
Protein-coding regions in this window:
- a CDS encoding ABC transporter substrate-binding protein, whose product is MKSRTLLPGVALLGALVLAGCSTGTAVDLDGGGTGGASGAVLTAAIAGEPDQLDPHKTTAYFSFEVLENVFDTLVQPDENLEMQPALAESWDLSDDQLTWTFHLREGVTFHDGSPFTSADVAYSLNRIIDDELANAWRLSAITGIETPDDTTVVISVAQPTPNLLSSLGGFKGMAIVQRENVESGDITTKPIGTGPFSLTSYTQGDSIKLAANPDYWAGAPKVGGVNFSFLSEGNTAIAALKSGEIDWTDSIPAQQIEQLSGDSALEIGVEPSTDYWYLALNEGHEPYGDVRVRQAIAYAIDREAIAQVTSYGTATTNQLAIPEQSAWYTEFDEFSTDIDESKKLLAEAGVDGSTLTLDLLASSDYPETVTAAQVIADNLAPLGIDVSIRQPDFATWLDEQNSGNFDMLMMAWLGNIDPDDFYYAQHHSKGASNAQGYSNPKVDELLDAGRTETDVDARKKLYDEAAALIAQEASYIYLYNPSVVQAWLPAVEGYEVRSDRAVRFKDVSLAE
- a CDS encoding ABC transporter permease, coding for MTSTLTSRVTGSATLRFLGKRLLHTVVVLLGVLVLVFTLIHLVPGDPVRIALGTRYTQESYDALRAASGLDRPLIEQFFAYVGHALTGDLGVSFRNGQPVTEILLERLPATLSLAGVGMLIALLISIPAGTFSALKEGTVGDGIVRVFSQFGVSIPDFWMGMLLITLFSTILGWLPPSGYVAFGEDPGEWLRRVFTPALTVGLVAGSIMTRYVRGAVLEVAEAAYVRTARSKGLRPAVVTGVHIARNAFIPILTITGIQLATMLGGVLVVEVVFAWPGLGRLVYDSVASRDYPVVQGAVLLIAIAFLVVNLVVDALYALIDPRIRLS
- a CDS encoding ABC transporter permease, whose translation is MTAPDTVALATAPTRADGSRPSAFQLFLRSPVSVVGSIVLLVMIAAALLGPALAPYGVNETDIAGALKAPSAEHWFGTDDLGRDVFSRVVIAAQVSLRVAVISVAIALVLGVLLGIVSGYAGGWADGVLMRIVDVMFAFPMLILALAIVAVLGPGANTATIAIGVVYVPIFARVARASTLSVRSEPFVRASQTMGTGAGRILVKHILPNISGPIIVQTSLSLAFAILSEAALSFLGLGVQPPQPSWGRMLFEAQSFLGTAWWLAVFPGLAIFLTVLSCNLVGDGLRDVLDPKQRSVIESRSARR
- a CDS encoding dipeptide ABC transporter ATP-binding protein, giving the protein MSHTDTPVLSVQDLRVTIGGTELVHGVSFDVHDGQTVGIVGESGSGKSLSVLSATRLLDLPHQRVTGRSLLRGDDLVTAPKARLRRVHGPEIGFVFQDPSTSLNPLLTLERQLTEGPETHLRLSHRAARTRAIELLEAVGLPDPERQLQSYPHQLSGGQRQRVMIAIALACDPSLLIADEPTTALDVTTQAQIIDLVREMQRERGMAVVWISHDLGVIGQVATDVTVLFRGDAVEQRPVLDLFDRPEHDYTKRLLASRPSLSSPPPEPAPADAAPVLEVSDLNIRFPVKSKTGTTWVHAVRDVSFTIARGTTLGLVGESGSGKSTIAGALTGQVSPESGSVSLAGSDVLAARGGELRGIRRRLAMVFQDPFSALNPRTTVSEAISEPLIVHGLRDGKRARAARVAELLEQVHLPASFASRYPHEMSGGQRQRVCIARALACEPELLILDESTASLDVSIQADVMALLKHLQRELGLAYLFIAHDLAVVHEMSHEVMVMRRGEIVEAGPSEALYGAPQHEYTRSLLAAIPPTRPAAALS
- a CDS encoding glutaminase, encoding MTSDLQGVLDEVYEAVRPVMGGGSVADYIPRLAAVDPDQFGIAVMTTDGERFAAGDAAVDFSIQSISKVFSLALVMAGDGDEIWQRVNREPSGAAFNSLAQLEYKRGIPRNPFMNAGALVVADHLLSLTPGEQSPVLEFVRAESGNPEISVDALTAASELSHSDRNSSIAHLLRSFGNLTNNVDAVLARYVEQCAIAMTCEDLAAAGAFLARRGVRADGSRLLSSNQARRVNAVMLTSGFYDAAGEFAYRVGLPGKSGVGGGILAIVPDVCSICVWGPGLDGSGNSLTGMTALAELTARTDWSIF